The following are from one region of the Leptospira terpstrae serovar Hualin str. LT 11-33 = ATCC 700639 genome:
- a CDS encoding motility protein A, whose protein sequence is MDIATVIGLALGVALMLLGVVSGGLALTDLIDIPSVMITFGGAAAATIISFPWTSTIGVGAVTKKAFQNPPSDLPGLITTLVSFSEKARREGLLALEDDINELPEEFLKKGIQLVVDGTDPELVRNIMETEIGNTATRHAYGRAWWDAYAGFAPGFGMLGTLVGLVGMLKNLGGGDASAIGQGMATALITTLYGSLAQNLFAAPVVRKLTRRSEDELVIKQVMVEGTLSIQSGDNPRIVKEKLASFLTPAERTALKDDGD, encoded by the coding sequence ATGGATATAGCTACAGTCATTGGTTTGGCCCTTGGAGTGGCCTTGATGTTACTTGGGGTGGTTTCGGGGGGTCTTGCATTAACAGACCTTATCGATATTCCCTCGGTAATGATTACATTTGGTGGTGCCGCCGCCGCTACGATCATTTCCTTCCCTTGGACTTCCACCATTGGGGTGGGAGCCGTTACAAAAAAAGCCTTTCAAAATCCTCCCTCAGACCTTCCTGGTCTTATTACAACGCTTGTTAGTTTTTCTGAAAAGGCACGTAGGGAAGGTCTTCTTGCATTAGAAGATGATATCAATGAACTTCCTGAAGAATTTTTAAAGAAGGGAATCCAACTGGTTGTGGATGGAACAGACCCAGAACTGGTTCGAAATATTATGGAAACCGAAATTGGGAACACTGCTACAAGGCATGCTTATGGTCGTGCTTGGTGGGATGCTTACGCTGGTTTTGCGCCAGGGTTTGGGATGCTTGGGACCCTGGTGGGTCTTGTGGGGATGTTAAAGAACTTAGGTGGTGGGGATGCGAGTGCCATTGGACAAGGTATGGCGACAGCCCTTATTACAACACTTTACGGATCGTTAGCACAAAACTTATTTGCAGCGCCGGTTGTAAGAAAACTTACAAGAAGATCGGAAGATGAACTGGTAATCAAACAAGTGATGGTAGAAGGAACATTATCCATTCAATCTGGGGACAACCCACGAATTGTAAAAGAGAAGTTGGCGAGTTTCTTAACTCCAGCAGAAAGAACTGCACTCAAAGACGACGGAGATTAA
- a CDS encoding flagellar FlbD family protein: protein MVILHRLKGAEFVLNADLIETIEANPDTIITLVNEKKFIVQEPVAEVVEKVVSYKTRIHGLPRVIEKA from the coding sequence CTGGTCATATTACATCGACTCAAAGGTGCGGAATTTGTTCTCAATGCAGATTTAATTGAGACTATCGAAGCAAATCCAGATACGATCATCACTCTTGTGAATGAGAAGAAATTTATCGTTCAAGAGCCTGTCGCGGAAGTTGTGGAAAAAGTGGTATCCTATAAAACTAGGATCCATGGTCTCCCCCGAGTCATAGAGAAGGCCTGA
- a CDS encoding glycosyltransferase, translated as MKVAIIHDWLTGMRGGEIVLDSLLKAFPEADLFTLFYSKGKLNERIENRKITTAFTNNLPFKEKYYRYYLPVFPTAIESLDLKGYDVVISSSHCVAKGVIPHPDTFHLSYIHSPMRYVWDMYYDYFPARKGFKFFLLQSIANYLRTWDAASANRVDYFTCNSHFVGRRIQKYYRRDYKIVYPPCLPQDFRVNDVSKDDYYLMVSAFAPYKKIDLAIEAFRENGKPLILVGGGQDEGKLVKNLPKNILWKKGLPRTEVVELYKKARGFIFPGMEDFGITPVESQAYATPVIAYGKGGALESVKEDRTGVFFKEQTVKSLNDAIQRAEKIHFKRGDFQNSINRFTEEKFVSEIRKVVDRHK; from the coding sequence ATGAAAGTTGCAATTATACATGATTGGCTCACCGGTATGCGCGGTGGGGAAATAGTACTCGATAGTTTATTAAAAGCATTTCCCGAAGCGGATTTATTTACTCTTTTTTATTCCAAAGGAAAACTAAACGAAAGGATTGAAAATCGAAAGATCACAACGGCCTTTACTAATAATCTTCCCTTTAAAGAAAAATACTATAGGTACTACTTACCTGTATTCCCTACTGCCATTGAGTCATTGGATTTAAAAGGGTATGATGTAGTGATTAGTTCTTCACACTGTGTGGCCAAAGGTGTCATTCCCCATCCCGATACTTTTCATTTAAGTTATATCCATAGCCCCATGCGTTATGTTTGGGATATGTATTATGATTATTTTCCCGCAAGAAAAGGTTTTAAGTTTTTTCTATTACAATCCATCGCCAACTACCTTCGCACATGGGATGCTGCATCGGCAAACCGTGTGGATTATTTTACATGTAACTCGCATTTTGTGGGAAGAAGAATTCAAAAATACTATCGGCGTGATTACAAAATTGTGTATCCTCCTTGTTTACCCCAAGACTTCCGAGTGAATGATGTATCTAAAGATGATTATTATTTGATGGTTTCGGCGTTTGCTCCTTATAAAAAAATTGACCTAGCCATCGAAGCTTTCCGCGAAAATGGAAAACCACTCATCCTTGTCGGTGGTGGTCAGGATGAAGGAAAATTGGTCAAAAATTTACCAAAAAACATCCTTTGGAAAAAGGGCCTCCCTCGCACCGAAGTGGTGGAACTCTACAAAAAAGCCCGTGGATTTATTTTTCCCGGAATGGAAGACTTTGGAATCACTCCGGTGGAGTCCCAGGCTTACGCCACACCTGTCATTGCCTATGGGAAAGGCGGTGCCTTGGAGTCGGTGAAAGAGGACAGAACTGGGGTATTTTTTAAAGAACAGACCGTAAAATCCTTAAATGATGCCATCCAAAGGGCAGAAAAGATCCATTTCAAACGCGGAGATTTCCAAAATTCCATCAATCGATTTACTGAAGAAAAATTCGTAAGCGAAATTCGAAAGGTAGTCGATAGACATAAGTAG
- a CDS encoding MlaD family protein, whose translation MKSKKLSKEALTGIVFFSILVFAFFTTVIEPDRPAKKYPYRLSLFYSRIDGIKEGTEVRILGIQKGYVAHIDSRPLIDVPDRRFLDHNMDHAIELHIALEDPLTLWDNYEVDFQTITLFSGRIININPGSSDGKRPFFKPTFREGEKTPDYLPSARYFDDFFKATSVTMEENRSDLRQITLDFRSISDKLNHTEGTIPKLIGETEMYDELLATIKDAEAIGKEGRRYMESSRNLENTMPIPFLITASYYGRTTPITGRRIGPQE comes from the coding sequence GTGAAATCAAAAAAGTTATCTAAGGAAGCCCTAACAGGAATCGTTTTTTTTTCTATTTTGGTCTTTGCTTTTTTCACTACCGTCATTGAACCAGATCGTCCTGCCAAAAAATATCCTTATCGGTTATCCCTTTTTTACTCTAGAATTGATGGAATCAAAGAAGGAACTGAGGTACGAATTTTAGGAATTCAAAAAGGGTATGTTGCCCATATAGATTCCAGGCCACTCATCGATGTACCGGATCGTCGATTTTTAGACCATAACATGGATCATGCGATTGAGCTCCATATTGCCTTGGAAGATCCACTCACACTTTGGGACAATTATGAAGTGGATTTTCAAACCATCACTTTGTTTTCCGGAAGGATCATTAATATCAATCCAGGAAGTTCCGATGGGAAACGTCCCTTTTTTAAACCGACTTTTCGTGAAGGGGAAAAAACACCTGATTATCTGCCTTCGGCTCGGTATTTTGATGATTTTTTTAAGGCAACCTCAGTCACTATGGAAGAAAATCGATCGGACCTCAGGCAAATCACATTGGATTTTCGTTCTATCTCCGATAAATTAAATCATACAGAAGGCACAATTCCCAAATTGATTGGCGAAACTGAAATGTATGATGAACTTCTTGCGACAATTAAGGACGCAGAAGCGATAGGAAAAGAAGGAAGGCGTTATATGGAAAGTTCCCGAAATTTAGAGAACACCATGCCGATTCCATTTTTAATTACTGCATCGTATTACGGACGTACAACGCCAATTACGGGAAGAAGGATTGGACCACAAGAATAA
- a CDS encoding zinc-binding dehydrogenase yields MTEWDEMKAVTILKYDESEPQLELREKEIPTPKENEVRIKIHLSPINPSDLMFIRGLYGFKKKAPVSAGFEASGVVDAVGSAIKTLKVGMNVSCVAPQNDGSWAEYMITTEDNCLPLVDGVTLDEGSSFFVNPMTAWAMVSRCTKEGHPAMIQTAAASALGKMVVRLCKERGIPLINIVRKKEQEDSLLAIGAENILNSSSPNYQKELYKISKKLNATYAIDAVAGETAQSLVECMPYGSKVVCYGALSEKPFAVNAGIMLFQNKKIEGFWLSSWIYEIGLEEFQKQAKEAQKFLKTVFQTKINKRFKFEEYKEGLEFYKQHMTEGKVVFGP; encoded by the coding sequence ATGACTGAATGGGATGAGATGAAAGCAGTCACCATCCTAAAATACGACGAATCCGAACCCCAATTAGAACTTAGGGAAAAAGAAATTCCTACACCGAAAGAGAATGAAGTTCGGATCAAAATCCATCTTTCACCAATTAACCCCTCTGACTTAATGTTCATTCGCGGGCTCTATGGTTTCAAAAAAAAAGCACCTGTGTCTGCAGGATTTGAAGCTAGCGGAGTTGTCGATGCCGTGGGAAGTGCCATCAAAACTTTAAAAGTGGGAATGAATGTCTCCTGTGTAGCTCCGCAAAATGATGGGTCTTGGGCAGAATATATGATCACTACCGAAGACAACTGTTTACCGTTAGTTGACGGAGTGACTCTTGACGAAGGATCTAGTTTTTTTGTAAACCCAATGACTGCTTGGGCCATGGTTTCTCGTTGTACAAAAGAAGGACATCCTGCTATGATCCAAACTGCTGCTGCCAGCGCTCTTGGTAAAATGGTAGTGCGACTTTGTAAAGAACGTGGAATTCCACTTATCAATATTGTAAGAAAAAAAGAACAAGAAGACAGCCTTCTTGCCATTGGAGCAGAAAATATACTCAACTCCTCTTCACCCAATTACCAAAAAGAATTATATAAAATTTCTAAAAAACTAAACGCGACTTATGCAATTGATGCAGTGGCCGGAGAAACTGCACAATCCCTTGTGGAATGTATGCCTTATGGCTCAAAAGTTGTTTGTTACGGTGCTTTGTCCGAAAAACCATTTGCGGTCAATGCGGGAATTATGTTATTCCAAAACAAAAAGATCGAAGGGTTTTGGTTATCTTCTTGGATCTATGAAATTGGATTGGAAGAATTTCAAAAACAAGCAAAAGAAGCACAGAAATTTTTAAAAACTGTTTTCCAAACCAAAATCAACAAACGATTTAAATTTGAAGAATACAAAGAAGGTTTGGAGTTTTATAAACAACATATGACCGAAGGGAAGGTAGTATTTGGTCCGTAG
- a CDS encoding LEA type 2 family protein codes for MVRRILFIFAFVSSFSFTHCFGDTKKNLESLKACKFDLVDVRVDLKPNPNFPLIPLVDLYPQVSVENPNDTKVSIYKFDLEIQLITANGKEYIGKLQNETPLEVEPISKSTVVLKLIPEQKQSILPKLLLLARQLSEAARRGEDAEFEIYGTVEVDSVFGKLPIPVREISRIKLKK; via the coding sequence TTGGTCCGTAGAATTTTATTTATATTCGCATTCGTATCTTCCTTTTCGTTCACTCATTGTTTCGGTGATACAAAGAAGAATTTAGAAAGCCTAAAGGCGTGTAAGTTTGATTTGGTGGATGTTCGTGTGGACTTAAAACCAAATCCAAACTTTCCGTTAATTCCTTTAGTGGATTTGTATCCGCAAGTTTCTGTTGAGAATCCTAACGATACCAAGGTGAGTATTTACAAATTTGATTTGGAAATCCAACTCATCACTGCGAATGGAAAAGAATACATTGGAAAACTTCAAAACGAAACTCCTCTCGAAGTGGAACCAATTTCGAAGTCAACGGTAGTTCTGAAACTCATTCCCGAACAAAAACAATCCATCCTCCCTAAACTTTTACTTTTAGCAAGACAACTATCTGAAGCGGCAAGACGCGGAGAAGATGCTGAGTTTGAAATTTATGGAACTGTCGAAGTGGATAGTGTGTTTGGAAAACTTCCCATTCCCGTTCGGGAAATCTCTCGGATCAAACTTAAAAAATGA
- a CDS encoding LIC13255 family lipoprotein codes for MKWFVSRVWTLFVFAGFSFLCIQNRDDLFYSGKEGNQKIFEAYALKNSACGTNKLPGTLVLGRAKIDELQLCFRAIELIDCATWNTEGYLPDSCKAINTSFR; via the coding sequence ATGAAATGGTTTGTTTCGAGGGTATGGACCCTCTTTGTTTTCGCAGGGTTTTCTTTCCTTTGCATCCAAAATCGTGATGATTTGTTTTATTCCGGTAAAGAAGGAAACCAAAAAATCTTTGAAGCTTATGCGTTAAAAAATTCAGCCTGTGGAACAAACAAATTACCTGGAACTCTTGTATTAGGTAGAGCCAAAATTGATGAACTTCAACTTTGTTTTCGAGCCATTGAACTAATCGATTGTGCGACCTGGAACACGGAAGGATATCTTCCTGACTCCTGTAAGGCAATTAATACGAGTTTTCGATAG
- a CDS encoding acyl-CoA desaturase, which produces MNSSSSTVTPVVKEQAPLLFLILFFLVQATVLTVFTVPFSWSLVWVAVGSYFLRMFGITAAYHRYFSHASFKTSRVFQFVLAWIGAMAMQKGPLWWAAHHRNHHKFSDTEKDIHSPSRKGFWYSHMFWFLRDDYNDYEAKLIPDFYKYPELRFLDRHHWIAPLSYAVLLYAVGGWAWLVYGYAVSTFILGHATWTINSLSHVYGSVRYDSRDTSKNNLWLALLTMGEGWHNNHHYYCSSANQGFYWYEVDFSYYILKALSWFGIVWDLKKPPKKVLEEGLVRDGEQKKLKQILRQEKQTAKLKNKVGVLST; this is translated from the coding sequence ATGAATTCTTCTTCCTCTACTGTTACACCTGTTGTCAAAGAACAGGCACCTTTACTTTTCCTTATTTTGTTCTTTTTGGTTCAGGCCACTGTACTGACTGTTTTTACTGTTCCGTTTTCTTGGTCTCTCGTTTGGGTCGCTGTTGGTTCTTATTTTTTAAGAATGTTTGGAATTACTGCCGCCTACCATCGTTACTTTTCCCATGCTTCCTTCAAAACCTCTCGTGTTTTTCAATTTGTATTGGCTTGGATTGGGGCGATGGCCATGCAGAAAGGCCCTCTTTGGTGGGCAGCTCACCACAGAAACCACCACAAGTTTTCTGATACAGAAAAAGACATCCATTCCCCTAGTCGAAAAGGGTTTTGGTATTCCCATATGTTTTGGTTTCTCCGAGATGATTATAACGATTACGAAGCGAAACTCATTCCTGATTTTTATAAGTATCCAGAACTTCGATTTCTAGATCGCCACCATTGGATTGCGCCATTGAGTTATGCGGTATTGCTTTATGCCGTTGGCGGTTGGGCTTGGCTTGTCTATGGATATGCTGTGTCCACATTTATCCTCGGACATGCCACCTGGACCATCAATTCACTTTCTCATGTGTATGGATCAGTTCGTTACGATTCCAGAGACACTAGTAAAAATAACCTATGGCTTGCCCTACTCACTATGGGCGAAGGTTGGCATAACAACCACCACTACTACTGTTCTTCTGCGAACCAAGGTTTCTATTGGTATGAGGTGGATTTCTCTTATTATATTTTAAAGGCACTCAGTTGGTTTGGAATTGTTTGGGACTTAAAAAAACCACCAAAGAAAGTTTTGGAAGAGGGTTTAGTTCGTGACGGCGAACAAAAAAAGTTAAAACAAATTCTGCGCCAGGAAAAACAAACGGCAAAGTTAAAGAATAAGGTAGGAGTACTTTCTACTTAA
- a CDS encoding aspartate kinase codes for MSSKIVVQKYGGTSVGDTTKIQNVAKRIKRYHDEGQKVAVVVSAMGHTTDELVDLADQISKNPPKREMDMLLSTGEQVSIALLAIALNELGVPAQSFTGSQLKILTDGNFSNGKIEMIDRSRIDEAFNKGKVVIVAGFQGIDKDENIVTLGRGGSDTSAVALAAALGADECEIYTDVDGVYTADPRKIPTAKMHKQITYEEMLELASLGAGVLHSRSVELGMNYNVVIHVRSSFHDKPGTLVMSEDKIMEKMKVSGVTAKGDQARVTIADVKDKPGIAAELFTQLANKDVIVDVIVQSSPRDGINTISFTIAKKDLSAAKPIIETYAKDHGNGKAEFDENISIVSAVGVGMKSHVGVAAKMFQSLAEKNINIEMISTSEIKISCVIKQNQAEDAVKALHTTFIG; via the coding sequence ATGTCATCGAAAATCGTTGTCCAAAAATACGGTGGAACCTCCGTTGGTGACACCACTAAAATCCAAAATGTGGCCAAACGGATCAAACGTTACCACGACGAAGGCCAAAAAGTTGCCGTTGTAGTTTCTGCAATGGGACATACTACAGACGAACTTGTCGATTTGGCAGATCAGATTTCTAAAAATCCTCCAAAACGAGAAATGGACATGTTGCTCTCCACGGGCGAACAAGTGTCGATTGCTCTGCTTGCCATTGCATTGAATGAACTTGGAGTTCCTGCACAGTCCTTTACCGGCTCCCAATTAAAAATCTTAACCGATGGAAACTTTTCCAACGGAAAGATCGAAATGATTGATCGTTCTCGGATCGACGAAGCGTTTAACAAAGGCAAGGTGGTCATTGTAGCCGGTTTCCAAGGAATTGATAAAGATGAAAATATTGTCACCCTTGGTCGCGGAGGAAGTGATACATCGGCTGTGGCTCTTGCCGCCGCGCTTGGTGCGGATGAATGTGAAATTTATACAGATGTGGATGGTGTTTACACTGCTGATCCACGCAAAATTCCAACGGCAAAGATGCACAAACAAATTACATACGAAGAGATGTTAGAACTGGCAAGCCTAGGGGCTGGAGTCCTTCACTCTCGGAGTGTAGAATTAGGTATGAACTATAACGTGGTCATCCACGTACGATCCAGTTTCCACGACAAACCGGGAACATTAGTGATGAGTGAGGACAAAATTATGGAAAAAATGAAAGTAAGTGGAGTCACAGCAAAAGGTGACCAAGCCCGAGTAACCATTGCTGATGTAAAAGACAAACCGGGGATAGCTGCGGAGTTATTTACTCAATTAGCAAATAAAGATGTGATCGTAGATGTGATTGTACAATCTTCGCCGAGAGATGGAATTAATACCATTTCCTTTACCATTGCCAAAAAAGATCTTTCGGCTGCAAAACCAATCATAGAAACTTACGCAAAAGACCATGGAAATGGAAAGGCTGAATTTGATGAAAATATCTCTATCGTTTCTGCAGTGGGTGTTGGTATGAAATCACATGTCGGTGTGGCAGCAAAAATGTTCCAATCACTTGCGGAAAAAAATATCAACATTGAAATGATTTCCACATCCGAGATTAAAATTTCCTGCGTCATCAAACAAAACCAAGCGGAAGATGCAGTAAAGGCTTTACATACCACGTTCATCGGGTAA
- a CDS encoding putative peptidyl-prolyl cis-trans isomerase, protein MQKGSRMSRVFVLFFAPVFALSLLFAPNQSLNSYESLNAVLAIVGPKSISTLDYEEGIERYKNLSRFFPNYRKKGSLHAQVIDFLIDRAVVDNVADEESIQVNEKRIEAEIQKRMEAQGINDLEQFKKAVQTQFNLPYDVWLEDLPYQIKKGQLLQIKVSPPLPSEQEILAWYNKNKAKVGSEFKFREIVLSPANASIDEETRVFNELTEIKNKSLKDPSFFKLVASGPRNESRYRLNGGLVNWVPTFELFKTHPTTASVLSQVGGPGKISEVFRDDRKRYCLVYIEGMRPTPLDAVRKGIQGFLFREKEQTSFEEWVTNTRKNTTISIFDPIYIKEHNISNPEEKYNLD, encoded by the coding sequence ATGCAAAAAGGATCACGAATGTCTCGAGTTTTCGTTTTGTTTTTTGCACCGGTTTTTGCCTTAAGTCTACTTTTTGCCCCTAACCAGAGTTTAAATTCCTACGAATCCTTAAATGCAGTTTTAGCGATTGTGGGACCCAAATCCATTTCTACTTTGGATTATGAAGAAGGGATCGAACGATACAAAAACTTATCCCGATTCTTTCCCAACTACCGTAAAAAAGGGTCCCTTCACGCCCAAGTGATCGATTTTTTAATTGATAGAGCAGTGGTGGACAATGTTGCCGATGAGGAATCCATCCAAGTCAATGAAAAACGGATCGAAGCAGAAATCCAAAAAAGGATGGAAGCGCAAGGGATTAACGACCTAGAACAATTTAAAAAGGCTGTCCAAACCCAATTTAATTTACCTTATGATGTTTGGTTGGAAGATTTACCATACCAAATCAAAAAAGGCCAACTTTTACAAATTAAAGTAAGCCCTCCGTTACCTTCAGAACAAGAAATTCTTGCTTGGTATAACAAAAACAAGGCGAAGGTGGGTTCTGAATTTAAATTTAGAGAAATTGTTTTATCACCAGCCAACGCTTCTATTGATGAAGAAACTCGCGTATTTAATGAACTCACCGAAATAAAAAACAAATCTTTGAAAGATCCCTCTTTTTTCAAATTAGTTGCTTCTGGTCCAAGAAATGAATCACGTTATCGTTTGAATGGCGGTTTGGTTAACTGGGTTCCTACATTTGAATTGTTCAAAACACATCCAACTACTGCCTCCGTATTATCACAAGTAGGTGGTCCTGGAAAAATTTCTGAAGTATTCCGAGATGATCGAAAACGTTATTGTTTGGTTTACATTGAAGGGATGAGACCAACTCCCCTCGATGCTGTTAGAAAAGGAATCCAAGGGTTTTTATTTCGCGAAAAGGAACAAACTTCATTTGAAGAATGGGTAACCAATACACGTAAAAATACCACTATATCAATCTTTGATCCCATCTATATCAAAGAACACAACATCAGCAATCCGGAAGAAAAATACAACTTAGACTGA
- a CDS encoding spiro-SPASM protein: MMNRKDYNPSFAVVYLDNFSIQFLSQNFKLEMWEEFLDRLFQVFPEIQIHINTNSTLSEKINSSSLKDKLKLHEDVSKEHEFLLKLGQLLPESKFKDPDWDEVCFLYFTGISPLLDAHLTEKAWNRHKNFFSQYSYSENLPQGLTPTIITREFLTSLPDTLATDVHSFFLKNINQYDVDIFFQAPDLRQLRLDFRLASYRSLTLIQGLLSLGEISYENLLPKLKENPKLFRSAPSYLEWEIYKGCELKCTFCPREFVDTTNDGSFVSLEDVKKTISKLNAELSSPITISLTGNGEPLLHPEFQSVIKEILKLNVLSELIIESALYTNTESLLSLINSLDPLEKEKLCIIVNVTTLKPEVYKSLYGKSELENVLKTVDILAEILPSKSLHVQMIKMKEVEEEIDPYFTFFEKKGINIILQKYNTFANKLPERRVSDLTPIHRDFCWHLVRDLSVSVDGSVSICKQNQTEVIGNLYTESIQDVWQKGLDFFNYSIKGDHGKIPAPCLNCDEWYTFNA; this comes from the coding sequence ATGATGAATCGTAAAGACTATAATCCAAGTTTTGCGGTCGTATATTTAGACAATTTTTCCATTCAGTTTTTAAGCCAAAACTTTAAATTGGAAATGTGGGAAGAGTTTTTGGATCGATTGTTCCAGGTTTTTCCTGAAATTCAGATCCATATCAACACGAACTCTACACTTTCTGAAAAAATAAATTCCAGTTCTTTGAAAGACAAATTGAAACTCCATGAAGATGTTTCCAAAGAACATGAATTCTTACTGAAACTTGGTCAACTGTTACCCGAATCTAAATTCAAAGATCCTGATTGGGACGAAGTTTGTTTTCTATATTTTACGGGAATTTCTCCACTTCTCGACGCTCACCTAACAGAAAAAGCATGGAATAGACATAAGAATTTTTTTAGTCAGTATTCTTATTCAGAGAATTTACCACAAGGACTCACGCCCACTATCATTACTCGTGAGTTTCTCACTTCTTTGCCGGATACATTGGCAACCGATGTCCATTCGTTCTTTTTAAAGAATATCAACCAATATGATGTCGATATTTTTTTCCAAGCTCCCGACCTACGCCAACTTCGACTCGATTTCCGTTTGGCTTCCTATCGATCTTTAACTCTCATCCAAGGTTTGTTATCTCTTGGTGAAATCAGTTACGAAAATTTACTTCCTAAATTAAAAGAAAATCCCAAATTATTTCGAAGTGCTCCCTCTTATTTGGAATGGGAAATTTATAAAGGTTGTGAACTCAAATGTACTTTTTGTCCACGTGAGTTTGTCGATACAACCAATGATGGAAGTTTTGTTTCTTTAGAGGATGTGAAAAAAACCATTTCCAAACTGAATGCAGAACTCTCATCACCCATAACGATTAGTCTCACGGGAAACGGAGAACCCCTTCTCCATCCAGAATTTCAATCGGTTATCAAAGAAATTTTAAAACTGAATGTTTTATCTGAACTCATTATTGAATCTGCACTTTATACGAATACAGAATCACTACTGTCTCTTATCAATAGTTTGGATCCACTCGAAAAAGAAAAACTTTGTATCATTGTAAACGTTACCACTCTGAAACCAGAAGTGTACAAATCCTTATATGGAAAATCAGAACTTGAAAATGTATTAAAGACAGTAGATATACTTGCAGAAATTCTCCCAAGTAAATCATTACATGTTCAAATGATCAAAATGAAAGAAGTAGAAGAAGAAATTGATCCCTACTTTACTTTTTTTGAAAAAAAAGGAATCAATATCATACTTCAAAAATACAATACCTTTGCAAACAAACTTCCAGAACGTAGAGTGAGTGATCTAACACCGATCCATCGTGATTTTTGCTGGCATTTGGTTCGTGACTTATCTGTATCTGTTGATGGAAGTGTATCAATCTGTAAACAAAACCAAACCGAAGTGATTGGAAATTTGTATACTGAATCCATACAGGATGTTTGGCAAAAAGGATTGGATTTTTTTAATTATAGCATTAAAGGGGATCATGGAAAAATTCCCGCTCCTTGTTTGAATTGTGATGAGTGGTATACTTTCAACGCGTGA